The genomic window CTTTGGTCCAGCCTTGTATTCCTAATATAGCACCATTGGGCAAACCATTTTACATGGTGCAAAGATGAAAGTGTAAGGGGAGTGCTACATATATGGGTCCACCCTACAGGTGGGCTAGTCATAACTCATATTGGGCCAGGGTGTTACACTAATTAACTTTTCTCATGTGActgttcataaacatgtattccctTTCTCCAGGTACACATGGTAGACTTTGTGATTCTTTGTACGGGAAGGTTTAGCAATTATCCCAACATACCCAATTTCCCTCCTGGTAGAGGCCCAGAAGCATTTGATGGGAAAGTGATCCACTCCATGGACTACTCCAAAATGGGTAGTGAGAAAGCTAAGGAGATGATCAAGGACAAGTGTGTGACTGTCGTTGGCTATGGAAATTCAGCCCTTGACATTGCTAATGAATGCGCAAAAGTAAACGGTAAAAATATTCAATCCTCAATTAAACATACCTTGTTTCTCCTTGTTAGTGAAACTGAAACATTATTATGTCCATTTTGTTAAAGCATTCCAATGTATACATTTAGTAGCATTGCCTATCATGATTATATTGTCTTCGTCTTTATAGTTTCCTAGATAAAAATGAAACATTGCGATTATATTTTTATTACTTTCTATAATTTTTCTTTAGGTATGGAGAAACCATGCACAATGGTAGTCCGAACCAAGCAATGGATCATACCGAACTTCTATGCTTGGGGTATTAACATATCAAATTTCTATCTAACTCGTTTTGCTGAACTCCTTATTCACAAGCCCGGTGAAGGTTTCCTCCTTAGCATATTAGCTACCGTCTTGACTCCATTGGTACTACAACATGTTTCCATTTTATTGAATATTAATATTACCGGAAGTGTAAATGGTTTTGTTTTAGACTAATTTCAGACATCTGTATTGTTCTTTTGTGTGTGTGAGAAGAGGTTGATGATTTCAAAGTTTGCTGAGAGCTACTACTCCATTCCAATGAAGAAGCATGACATGGTGCCTGACCACAGCTTTTTTGAGGGGATGGTGGGATGTATGCTTTCCACTACACCCAAGGATCATTACAAGAATCTAGAGGAAGGCATCATCGTTATTAGAAAGTCGAAGACCTTTGGCTTTTGCAAAGAAGGTGTGCTCGTTGAAGGTGAATCTACGTTGGTAAAGAGTGACATAGTTATCTTCGGAACAGGATTCAATGGTGATCAAAACATCAAGGACATGTTCATGTCAAAGTACTTTCATACTATCATCGTTGGTTCAACATCCACAACTGCACAACTTTATAGGTCATCACTTTACTAGACATATTTTTTACGTACTTCAAGTCTTTATTGAAAAATTTATTTAATTATTGTTTCACAGGGAGTGCATACATCCTAAGATTCCACAACTTGCGGTCCTCGGATATTCTGACAACTATGCGAATGTCTACACTTCAGAACTACGGTCTAAGTGGCTAGCATATTTCATGGATGGTGGATTTAGATTACCAAGTGTTGAAGCAATGCAGAGGGATGTACTTGAATGCGAGAAGGTAATGAAGCATTACTCCCGTGACGAATCACGTACACCGTGCACTGGACTTCTTCCTACTTGGTACAATGATAGATTATGTGAAGACATGGGATGCAACCCGAGAAGGAAGAATGGATTTTTTGCCGAATTATTTGAGGCCTATGGTCCCGATGATTATAGCGATCTTCACCCTAAGTAAGAGTACAAATTTAGCGATTATTTTTTGTACGGGGCTTAATTACTAGTCACTGCTTGCTCAACTCTGTGTATTATTTCTGTCTATACTATACTTCCAGTTGCCATATAAGTCACAGCACGTTCAATAGAACCACTTGTCATTTTCCCCATGGTTGTATAATAATTTTTAGGTAAAGGAACACAAGATCTCTCTAGACTGCCCATGGATCAATGCACAATCGTTTAAAATAATTTCTCCGCAATCTACATGATGGACAAAAGCATATATAAGCTCGTAGGACCACAAGTCCAGCATGGGAGGAAAAGGGTGTGGATGAGCCGCCGTCACCAACTAAAATAAAGAAGATAATTTTTGTTCCTCCCTCGGCATAAAAAAAGTGGCATGCCGGAGACGAGTGAGGGCCAAATCTTACCTCACCGTCGTCTAGGTCTTTTCCGGTCAATTTTCTTCCATTATCAGAGCATCCACAGCTGGATTTGGCAAATCCGActcctcaaacgcccgcggacgcgtCCGTACGCATCCCCGAATAGTGACCGGTCACCCCTTAAAAAACACAATTCACATCCGGAtacctcaaatccatattattacatgcaacgtgAAACCTAATCTACGCGAAGCTTGTCGGGTTCCGCTCCCCACTCGCCCGGCCCCGCCATGGCTATGTCTGACGGCCGGCTGCGCTCCTCAGAGTGTTGGCCGGTCGCCAGCAAGGTAGGGTAGGGCATGGGACACGAGCTGGCTCAGGGGACTCAAGGCCCCGccatctcccatgccctactcttcctcgtcggagaccgGAACCCGAACGGTGTCGGTGGATgtcagatcgatgatggatccgacCTGGGATGAGCTGCTGATGTCCACCACGATGCGGTTGTGGCGACCGGACTGATGCGCCATACAGGGTGCCGGAGAATGCGACTCCGCCTCGCCGACGGCCGCTGCCGCGAGGACTGCCGCCACCTCCCTCACCCGGTGCCTTGCATGCCGCGCCATGGCCTCGTGGGACAATGGTGCGTCCCCAATATCGGCGTGCCAACGGAGGGGTTGCGCGTCCACCAGCGCGTCCGGAAGCCAGATGGACCGCATGATCTCCGGCGAGGCAGCTATGGCCGGCCTAGCGCCGGATCCATGCGCAATTTGGGCAGACGCAATGAATTCTCGACGGATGGAGTCCGAGGCGCACCCGTCCACGGGCCTCCTCCCGGGTGCGGCAGAGCGCAAGCCGGACGGCCATCTCCTCTTCGGGGCCGCGTGGGATGAATTTGGGGTCGACAGATCTGGAGGTGAAGGACTCGGATCCGCTGTCCGCCATGCCGAAGACGGCTGGAAGGAGCCGGAGACGAGTTTGGGTGGCGGAGGAGAGTGGAGGGGAGGGAAGTGAAGTGGCTATGGTTTGGTTCGACGAGCGGATAGGGAGGATTTTATATGGGGCCGGGTGGGCCAGTGTGGGTTGGGTCCGATGTGGCGGGCGTGCCCGATCGCTCCATATCTGCTCCATATTTGGGCTGAAtatggggtgccggtcagcccgggcgtttgagagCCGTTTGAGATCCGTTTGAGGGGCCCGTCAAAGTCAAAAAATCGTGACTGAACAGTGATCGAATGCCGCCAGACGTATGAAACGAGTTTGAGGCTCTTACTAACCAcatacgactttgatgatccggatTGGATCGAGATCCAAAATTAGCCCGACAGAAAACAAATAATGGATCCACTTGTGTTGTCCTATCAAGTAACTCCAGCTCACGTGCCAACATGGGGAGTCTTGTGTGGCCTGGTGGTTATGGGGGTGGGGTGGACAAACCGTGTAAACCAACGAGTATCAAGCGACCTAGTCATGTTGAGGTACCTTATAGGGGTACACGGAGGATAGATAGATGGATAGATGTGCTAACTCGGGGATGACATATTGTATGATACCGAAGACTGATAATTTTCTACAGAAGAAGATGCCTTATAAAAAGGCTCACATACCACTACCGGAGCCTCAAGACATTTCAGTTGCCATTATCTCAAGATCTAGCTTCGTATATGCAATCTAGTTCTTGCAATCTGTAATCATGCATATCAACTAGCAGTGCAGCCCGCACATTTGCATGGCTAGATTTAAATGTTGGACAACGCTAACTCCCACACGTGTGGTGAGAGCCAAACCCGCCCACACGCCCTATAACATACAGACAACACcatgtcatcgcatgcatgcatgtggaaatctttttggattttcagtttttaaaatgttttatctcttaaatgaaaaatccgattaaagatccgttttcaccattaaatcccccgCGACAAGATCCTCGAAACTAGAtatcatatcaatatatttcgatgattttttgggttaaaagttgtcatgtctattgcacatgaattgccatgatgtttatactaaagttgccatgttatgtttcagctattttcttctatattaaaaagtaaaatttgacatattataaaatggagaattaagaaactagacttgccgtgcaccataaactaaaattgccatgatacatgcacttaaaattgccatggttcataaaaaaatattttcatggtcaaaatactggaattgccatcatcaaaaactaaaattgtcatgatctacaaactaaaattgccacatggcaactttagtttaagcaccatgtcaactacagtgtaaacatcatggcaacttctggGCAAATTTTTTTtttgtcgaaacatatcaacatggggtctagttttgaagatctcgtcgagacggatttaatggtgaaaacgaatTTTTAATTTGCTTTTTAAATTAggagataaaatatttttaagccaaaaaccaaaaagatttctgctgatgtcatctgtccatacatggcaaaatgagtggtgatggaggcgtgtggacgatgtgcaaacgcccacacgtgtgggcgttagttttttcCTAAATGTTTTAAGTTTGTGCTTTTGCAAATTTATTATATTATCATATTGGTCTATAGACATTTTACTATTTTATTAAAAACTTGTAGCCTAAATATACCATGTGAATATTTTGTTATATCTTAGCTAAATATTTGCGCAAGACAAATAATTTTAATTTAATTTGATTATATAACACCATTGATTTATCGATCAATGTTAATAATAGTTTTGGCA from Triticum dicoccoides isolate Atlit2015 ecotype Zavitan unplaced genomic scaffold, WEW_v2.0 scaffold50629, whole genome shotgun sequence includes these protein-coding regions:
- the LOC119346784 gene encoding probable flavin-containing monooxygenase 1; amino-acid sequence: MVDFVILCTGRFSNYPNIPNFPPGRGPEAFDGKVIHSMDYSKMGSEKAKEMIKDKCVTVVGYGNSALDIANECAKVNGMEKPCTMVVRTKQWIIPNFYAWGINISNFYLTRFAELLIHKPGEGFLLSILATVLTPLRLMISKFAESYYSIPMKKHDMVPDHSFFEGMVGCMLSTTPKDHYKNLEEGIIVIRKSKTFGFCKEGVLVEGESTLVKSDIVIFGTGFNGDQNIKDMFMSKECIHPKIPQLAVLGYSDNYANVYTSELRSKWLAYFMDGGFRLPSVEAMQRDVLECEKVMKHYSRDESRTPCTGLLPTWYNDRLCEDMGCNPRRKNGFFAELFEAYGPDDYSDLHPK